The sequence GCTGCGTCTCGGCGCCGCGGAATTCGCAGTCCAACTGGCCGCCCCGGCGCCGCTGCCGGCGGAGCTCCCCGACACAGAGGGAGGGCCCGCGGGCGCTCAGCTCAGCCGGGCTCTGCTCCTCGACGGGACCGCCACCGCGCCGGACCGCAAGCTGCGCGCAGACCACGTTCGGGTGGTCGGCGTCGACGAACGCTTTTTTGAACTGTTCACCGGCCGTCATGGCGCGGAAGCACCATCGGACGACGAGGCTTGGCCGTCGCGCGCTCTCGCAAACCGGCTGGAGCTGGGCGAAGGCGACGAGTTGATCCTTCGGGTGCCGGTGGTTTCCGCGCTCCCCCCCGATGTACCCCTTGGCGGCGCACCGACGGTGTGGTCCGCAAGGCGCATGAAGGTGGGACGCATCCTGCCCGATGATGCCGGCGGACGATTCGATCTGCGTCCCTCGTCCCTGCCACCTCTGAACTTGTTTGTGCGGCGCGACACACTTGCCGAACTGGCGGGGCGCCCGGGCACTGCAAACGTGCTGCTGTTGAAGCGCACGCAGCGAATGCGAACGGTGGACGACGTTCGCCGCGCGGTGGAGAGGGCCGCCGGGCCCGCGGGACGGAATCTCGCGTGTCGGGCGCTTCCTGGCGGCGGCGTGGAGGTGCGTTCCGCTAGCGTTTTCTTAGACGCGCTCACGCTCGCAGCGCTTACAAACGCGCTGCCCGGGGGCCGGCCACTGCTGACCTACCTCGTGAACGCATGGCGCACAGGCGACCGATCGGTGCCCTACTCCTTTGCGGCGGGCATCGCGAGCGAACCGGTTCCCGCCGATCTTGCCGCCGACGAAATCGTGCTGCACGCGGATCTCGCACACGACCTCGGCGTGCTCGCCGGCGGCTCCATCCGCGCAGAGTACTTCATCCTCGACGGCCGGCAGCAGCTCATCGAAACCCACACCGTGTTTCGCGTTCGCGCGGTGGTGACCCATCCGCGCGATCCCTCGCTGGTGCCCGAACTGCCCGGCGTTTCGACCGCGGCATCATGTCGCGACTGGAAAACGCCGTTCCCGTTGGACTTCTCGCGCATTCGCCCCGCGGACGAGGACGACTGGGCGCGCTGGCGCGGCGCGCCAAAGGCTTGGCTCCGGTACGAGACCGCCGCAGCGCTCTGGAGCAACCGGTTCGGCGTCGCGACCGCGCTCCGCTGGCCGGCGCCGGCTTCGCTCACCGACATCGAGCGTGCGGCGGCGCGGGTTCCGCTGGCGGCCGAGTTCACGGACCTGCGCGCCGCCGCACACCGCGCCGCGTCGGGCGGGCCGGACTTCACGCTGCTATTCCTCGGACTCGGCGGCTTCCTGCTCGCCTCCGCAGTGCTGCTGCAGGTGTGGATGTTTGCCGCGGCTCTGCACGGCCGTGTCGCCGAAATTCGGCTGCTGGCCGCTCTGGGATTTGGCCGGCGCGAGATCAGCCGGCTACTGCTGGGCGAGACCGCCGTGGTCGCGCTGCTGGCCGCCGCCCTTGGCACGATTGTGGGCATTGGCCTCGCGTGGGCGCTGCTGGTCGGTCTGCAAACGATCTGGCGCGATGCGACCGGCGACGCGTCGCTGAGCCTCGCGTTGCCGCTCCTCGCGCTGGCGAACGGTACCGCCGCCGGCTGGTCGATCGCGATGCTCGCCGCCGCGCGCGTGGTACTGCACCACACCGCGATGCGGCCGCTCCAGGCGTCGCTGTGCGAGCAGCATTCGCGACGGCGCGTCTCGCCGAGCTGGCGCACGACACCGCGACGATGGGCGCCGCCCGCGATTGGGACGGCCCTCGCCTTCGCGCTCGCCGTGGTGGGTCAGCTCTCCGCCGACGAGCGCCCGCTTGCCCGGCTGGCCGCAGGCGCCGCCGTGCTCGCCACCATTACGCTCGCGCTGAGGTCATGGCTGGCCTCGGAATCGCCCGCCCGCCACCGATCGAACCCGGCCGCGTTCGGACCGCGCAGCTGGCGACGGCATCCCCTGCGCGCGCTTACCGCGATCCTCGTGCCCGCCTGTGGCTGGTTCGTTGTCTTCGCGGTCGAAACCCATCGGCCCCGCACACCCAACACCGAGTCCCGCACCTCGCCCGCTGGGGGCTTCTGCGCGATCGCGGAACTGTCTCTCCCGCTTCCCGAAGACCCCCGTTCTCCTGAGGGCCGGCGCCGATGGCGTCTGGACAAGTGGCTGGACACCGCCGGCGTGCGCATCCTCCCTCTGCGCCGTGTCGAGGGTGCCCCCGCGGACTGCCGCAACATTCAGCGCGTGGATCGCCCGCCGCTGCTGGGCGTACCCGCAGAGCTGTTTGACGCACTCGGCGCCTTCCGCTGGCGGCGGCGCCCGGCCGGCGTACCCGCCCACCGCCCATGGTCCGCGCTGCTCGCCGCCTCTCCTCCCGACGAGATTCCCGCGGTGTTGGATGCGTCCGTCGCCACGTGGGGACTCCGGCTGCGGATCGGCGACCGCCTCGCGCTCACCGACGAACGGGGCCGCACCCTATCGCTGCGCGTGGTCGGCCTTCTGGACGATACCATTTTTCAGGGATCCATTTTGATCGACGAACGCCGTCTGGTCGAACGCTTCCCCTCCGCCCCTCACCGCATGCTGTTGATCGAGGCGCCCTCCGACCAGAGGGCTCGCCTGCGCGCGGAGCTCTCGGAACGCTTCGAAGATCTGGGTTTCACGTGGACCTCCACACGCGACCGACTCGACACGTTGCTCGACGTGCAGCGCGCGTATCTCGACATCTTCCTCGCGTTCAGTGTCCTCGGCCTGGCGTTCGGTTCGCTCGGCTTCGGCGCACTCGCATGGAGAACGCTGATCGAACGCCGTGGTGAACTGGCCATGCTGCTGGCGCTGGGGTGGACGCCGCAACAGCTGCGCCGACTCGCCGCGACCGAACACTGGTTCCAGGCCTGGGCAGCGCTCGGCGCCGGCTTTCTGGCGGCGCTGGTGGCGTTTCCGCCGCGAACCGCCGCCTGGCTCGGTTGGCTGCGCGTCGGCGGCCTCGCGGCGCTCTCGCTGGCTGTAACCGCGGCAATCGCGGTATGCGTCGGCGTCTCACTTGCGCTACGCGGTCCGCTCATCTTGCACCTGCGCAAAGAATAAGGAGCTGAGCGCACGGTAGGCGCACCAACCTTTCTGGCATATGCAGCCGGGAAAGCAAATCGGCCGGAGGCTTGCGATTGCAACCGCGCCCGCCTGATGGCATAGTGGCCCCAGCGGGCGGGTGCGCCATCTGCGGAGACCGCGGCGATGAACTCACAGACCGATGCGGGAGGCGGCGCGAGGACGCGGTGCTCTTCCGCGTTTACGCTGATCGAGCTGCTGGTGGTCATCAGCATCATTGCAATTCTCGCGGCGCTGGTGTTCCCGATGCTGAACCGCGCACAGAAGGCGGCGGACTTCCGGCGGGCGGAGATCGAGGTGCAAGCGCTCCACTCCGCGCTGAAAGCCTATCTCGAAGAGTATAGCAAGTGGCCGGTGCCGAATGCGCTGGAGGGCGATGTGAGCGTGCAAATGGTGAAGGTGCTCACCGCCCATCCCGACGAACGTGAGCGGAATCCCCGGGGTCGCGTCTTTCTCAAGATCAGCGGCATCGCCACCAACAGCGCCGGCGCAATGGTGGACCCCTGGGGAAACCCCTACCGCTTCGCTCTGGACAGCGACATGAACCTGAGCATTAGCGACGCGCACGATCCGGATGGCGTCTACAAAGCGCTGCCGGGGCAAAACGTCGCGGTCTGGTCCCGCGGTCCGAACGGAAAAAGCGATCCCAAGAACTCCGCCTCCTACGACGATATCACCAGCTGGTAATGTCGATCCGCTGCGCACCGGCGGAATGGCGAGCGGCGAAGTCCTTGAGAACACGGTGAGCAGCGGAGTATACTGTTGCGCCTATGGATCCGGTGGTCATTGGGCTGGCGGGCGGTTCGATGCTGGTGCTGGCGGTCGGTGCCGGCTACGTGCTGGGCTGGGCAAAAGACGCACTGCGGGTTGAAGTGGATCCGCGCGTGGACGAGGTTCTCGCCGCGCTCCCGGGTGCAAACTGCGGCGGCTGTGGCTACGTG is a genomic window of Kiritimatiellia bacterium containing:
- a CDS encoding FtsX-like permease family protein; translated protein: MTRRQWLVRSARFHLRRHLGTLLGGSVATMTLTAAVLVGASVRSSLQRAARLRLGAAEFAVQLAAPAPLPAELPDTEGGPAGAQLSRALLLDGTATAPDRKLRADHVRVVGVDERFFELFTGRHGAEAPSDDEAWPSRALANRLELGEGDELILRVPVVSALPPDVPLGGAPTVWSARRMKVGRILPDDAGGRFDLRPSSLPPLNLFVRRDTLAELAGRPGTANVLLLKRTQRMRTVDDVRRAVERAAGPAGRNLACRALPGGGVEVRSASVFLDALTLAALTNALPGGRPLLTYLVNAWRTGDRSVPYSFAAGIASEPVPADLAADEIVLHADLAHDLGVLAGGSIRAEYFILDGRQQLIETHTVFRVRAVVTHPRDPSLVPELPGVSTAASCRDWKTPFPLDFSRIRPADEDDWARWRGAPKAWLRYETAAALWSNRFGVATALRWPAPASLTDIERAAARVPLAAEFTDLRAAAHRAASGGPDFTLLFLGLGGFLLASAVLLQVWMFAAALHGRVAEIRLLAALGFGRREISRLLLGETAVVALLAAALGTIVGIGLAWALLVGLQTIWRDATGDASLSLALPLLALANGTAAGWSIAMLAAARVVLHHTAMRPLQASLCEQHSRRRVSPSWRTTPRRWAPPAIGTALAFALAVVGQLSADERPLARLAAGAAVLATITLALRSWLASESPARHRSNPAAFGPRSWRRHPLRALTAILVPACGWFVVFAVETHRPRTPNTESRTSPAGGFCAIAELSLPLPEDPRSPEGRRRWRLDKWLDTAGVRILPLRRVEGAPADCRNIQRVDRPPLLGVPAELFDALGAFRWRRRPAGVPAHRPWSALLAASPPDEIPAVLDASVATWGLRLRIGDRLALTDERGRTLSLRVVGLLDDTIFQGSILIDERRLVERFPSAPHRMLLIEAPSDQRARLRAELSERFEDLGFTWTSTRDRLDTLLDVQRAYLDIFLAFSVLGLAFGSLGFGALAWRTLIERRGELAMLLALGWTPQQLRRLAATEHWFQAWAALGAGFLAALVAFPPRTAAWLGWLRVGGLAALSLAVTAAIAVCVGVSLALRGPLILHLRKE
- a CDS encoding type II secretion system GspH family protein, translated to MNSQTDAGGGARTRCSSAFTLIELLVVISIIAILAALVFPMLNRAQKAADFRRAEIEVQALHSALKAYLEEYSKWPVPNALEGDVSVQMVKVLTAHPDERERNPRGRVFLKISGIATNSAGAMVDPWGNPYRFALDSDMNLSISDAHDPDGVYKALPGQNVAVWSRGPNGKSDPKNSASYDDITSW